GCATGACCCGGATAACAAACTAAGCCAGCATGCATTCATGCTGACTTAGTTTGTTAGTTCTTATCTGCAGTACAGGCTTAACGGGAGCAATCCTTCTAAAGAGGAATAACCCCCAATACAATTGCCGTTGCCAACATTATAACCGAAGTCATAATAGACGGCAGCAACGCTTTTTTAGTAAGATCCTCAAGCGTAATATTATTTAAACCAATCAAAATGTAGGTGGATGCTACAAGCGGGCTTAATAAATGACAGCCCTGAGCAACCAGTGAAGCGCGCCCTATTTCGGCTGTACTAATCCCATAAGTTGCCGCTGTCTTGGCCAGAAGAGGCACAATACCAAAATAAAACGCATCATTGGTCAAAAAGTAGTCAAAAGGCAAACTAGTCAAACCGGTAATTAACGCTAAATGCGTCCCCATAGATTCGGGGATATTATTGGTTAATGTCTTGGCCATAGCGTCAATCATTTTAGTGCCGCTCAATATACCCGTAAATATACCGGCGCCAAGCACCATAGAGATATTGGGCAAAACATTCGTTCCGTAATGAGAGATTCTCTCTGACTGAATTTTAAGATTAGGATAGTTGATTAGCAAGGCAATCGCCGATCCCACCATGAACAATACATTCAGGGGAAGCGCTTCTGTGACTAAGCAGGCCATCAAAACAATGGTAAGCGCCAGATTTACCCCAAATAATTTCGGACGTTTTAGCGAAGCATCCGACCCCATTTCCTCCAGTGAAGCGGCACTAAAGTCACCTGGCGCCGCAGTCGCCGCAGTCTGCGCATTCTCTAAATGATGCACGATTCCCAGCCTTTTACGTTCAGCAATACCCCATCGGTATGCGACAAAGAGGATCCAAAGTGTACCGGCAATCATTCCGGGAATAAGCGGTATAAACAGTTCGGAAGCTTCCAGATGCAGCGAAGCCATAACGCGAGCCGTCGGCCCTCCCCATGGAGTTATATTCATTACACCATTTTGCATTATTGCAAGCGCCGGCAATATCACAGGATCCATTTTTAAATGTCTATGAACCGCCAGCATTGCGGAAGTCGTAATAATATAGGTTGTCGCTCCATCCCCATCCAAAGAAACGAATCCTGCTAATAAGGCAGTCCCAACGGCTACCTTCATAGGATCACCCTTAACCGCACGCAGAATACCATTAATGAGAGGATCAAACAAGCCGGTGTCAATCATAATCATAAAGTAGAACATCGCAAACGCAATCATTACTGCAGTGGGAGCGACCTTTTTTATACCGTCGAGAGCCATCGCACCGACTTGGGGCCCAAACCCAAGTATAACGGCAAATACAATGGGAATGAGGATAAGACCTACCATGGCTGATATTTTCTTTTTCATAAGCAGAAACATGAAGATGACAATCATAAGAAAACCGGCAACAGCTAAACTGGACATACAATATATTCCCCCTAGTAAATTTTTAAATGATGAAATTTTCCGTCAAGCCCGACAACTTAGATATATAGCATATTTCGTGCCAATTTTAAATTAACAGAATACTTATCTCGCATTCTCCTGTTATCTCCATCCATCTTGTTTTATCTAACCTTTTTAATAATTTAGAAAATAAAATTTATTCTTTTTGTTATGATGATTCACTGCGCAGCCATTTAATTTCACTAATTTCGTTATATGTTTCGTTTTTTTCAGGATTTGTCGCATTATTTTTCGAGATTAGCAAGATTTTTGTATATTTGTTTTATTTTAATTGACGATTTGGGACTTTCTCCCTGGAGATGACACCCTTGCTGGACGTATCCAAAAAAACCGGTCTCACCAAAATTTGGCGAGACCGGTTTTTTATTGGCAGAGCGGCCGGGATTTAAATCCCGGCTGGCCTTGCGCCCCTAATGATTTAACTACCATCCTCTTCA
This Acetonema longum DSM 6540 DNA region includes the following protein-coding sequences:
- a CDS encoding CitMHS family transporter, with the protein product MSSLAVAGFLMIVIFMFLLMKKKISAMVGLILIPIVFAVILGFGPQVGAMALDGIKKVAPTAVMIAFAMFYFMIMIDTGLFDPLINGILRAVKGDPMKVAVGTALLAGFVSLDGDGATTYIITTSAMLAVHRHLKMDPVILPALAIMQNGVMNITPWGGPTARVMASLHLEASELFIPLIPGMIAGTLWILFVAYRWGIAERKRLGIVHHLENAQTAATAAPGDFSAASLEEMGSDASLKRPKLFGVNLALTIVLMACLVTEALPLNVLFMVGSAIALLINYPNLKIQSERISHYGTNVLPNISMVLGAGIFTGILSGTKMIDAMAKTLTNNIPESMGTHLALITGLTSLPFDYFLTNDAFYFGIVPLLAKTAATYGISTAEIGRASLVAQGCHLLSPLVASTYILIGLNNITLEDLTKKALLPSIMTSVIMLATAIVLGVIPL